A DNA window from Ipomoea triloba cultivar NCNSP0323 chromosome 10, ASM357664v1 contains the following coding sequences:
- the LOC116033230 gene encoding nuclear transcription factor Y subunit B-4-like, with protein MDDQQDKLLPIANVGRIMKKILPPSAKISKEAKERMQECASEFISFVTGEASDKCQKENRKTVNGDDICWALSSLGFDVYAEAMTRYLHKFREYERQRANQTKGASSNDDDGSPCSQQDKQTAGETAYI; from the coding sequence ATGGATGATCAACAAGACAAATTGCTGCCAATAGCCAACGTGGGGAGGATAATGAAGAAGATATTACCACCGAGCGCAAAAATCTCGAAAGAAGCCAAGGAAAGAATGCAAGAATGCGCGTCGGAGTTCATAAGCTTCGTCACCGGAGAAGCGTCGGACAAGTGCCAGAAGGAGAATCGGAAGACGGTGAACGGCGACGACATCTGCTGGGCTCTGAGCTCGCTAGGGTTCGACGTCTACGCCGAGGCCATGACCAGGTATCTTCATAAGTTCCGCGAGTACGAGAGGCAAAGGGCGAATCAAACCAAGGGCGCGTCTAGCAACGACGACGATGGATCCCCTTGCTCTCAACAGGATAAGCAAACCGCCGGCGAAACCGCGTATATCTGA
- the LOC116033579 gene encoding nuclear transcription factor Y subunit B-4-like, with translation MDDEQDKLLPIANVGRMMKKILPPSAKISKEAKERMQECASEFISFVTGEASDKCQKENRKTVNGDDICWALSSLGFDVYAEAMTRYLHKFREYERQRVNQTMGASSNDEDGSPP, from the coding sequence ATGGATGATGAACAAGACAAATTGCTGCCAATAGCCAACGTGGGgaggatgatgaagaagatATTACCACCGAGCGCCAAAATCTCGAAAGAAGCCAAGGAAAGAATGCAAGAATGCGCGTCGGAGTTCATAAGCTTCGTGACCGGAGAAGCGTCGGACAAGTGCCAGAAGGAGAACCGGAAGACGGTGAACGGCGACGACATCTGCTGGGCTCTGAGCTCGCTAGGGTTCGACGTCTACGCGGAGGCCATGACCAGGTATCTTCATAAGTTCCGCGAGTACGAGAGGCAAAGGGTGAATCAAACCATGGGCGCGTCCAGCAACGACGAAGATGGATCCCCCCCTTAG